The genomic window ACGAGGCTTCGGTGTGGCTCTCCTCGCAGTCCGGCTCCGCGAGCGGCACCTTCTGCCTCTGGAGCCTGGGCAGCAGCAACACCGACCTCTGCAGCGCCTACAACGTCGACTCCGCGACCGGCTACCAGAACTACGTGCTGGTCTTCGGCGTGCCGCAGCAGACCGGCGCGCTGCGGTTCCAGGTCTACCCGACGGCGAACGGCGGGACCACCGACATGGACACCGCGAGCCTGAACCGGATCGGCTGACCCGTCGAGCGGCCGTGGCGCACCGCGCCACGGCCGCTCCTGGTACGGCTGACCATTGGATCTCTTTGTTGATCTTGGTTTTGCCCTGCGGTGTTGTAGGTGGGGTGGGACGGTCAGTGGGTCCTTCGGGCCGGCGTTCTCCTGTTTGCACGCGTGTCCTGAACGCGTGTCCTGAACGCGTGTCCTGAACGCGTGTCCTGAACGCGTGTCCTGAACGCGTGTCCTGAACGCGTGTCCTGAACGCGTGTCCTGAACGCGTCCGAGCTGCTGACGCGCTCAGGACGCGGTCAGGGCGCGGTCAGCGGTCAGCACGCGGTCACGGCCCGCCCAGCACGATCGAGCGAGTCAGGTTGCGCGGCTGGTCCGGGTCGAGCGCGCAGCCCTTGGCCAGCTCCACCGCCAGCCGCTGAGCGCGGATCAGGTCGGCGAGCGGGTCCAGTGAGCTGACCGAAGTGCGCGCGCCGGTGTCCAGCACCTGGTCGAGCAGGCCGATCGGCGGCGGCCCGAAGAACCAGACCAGGCTCTCCGGGCCGCTGACGCTGATCGGGCCGTGCCGGTACTCCATCGCCGGGTAGGACTCGGCCCACCAGCCCGAGGCCTCGCGGAGCTTGAGCGCGGCCTCGTTGGCCAGGCCCACGGTCCAGCCGGTGCCGAGGAAGGTGACCTGGGTGGCCGCCGTGGCCCGCTCGGGCAGCGGCTCGGCGAGCGCCTGTTCGGCCTGCGCGGGCAGGTCCGCGGGGACCAGGCCCAGGTGGCCCCGGAGCAGCGCCAGGGCGCTGGTGGCGAAGCGGGTCTGCACCACCGACTTCTCGTCGGCGAACCCCAGGTCGACCACGGTGCCGGCGGCCGCGCTGATCGGGGTGGCCGGGTCGCCGGTGACCGCGACGGTCGGTGTGCCCCCGGCGCGCTCCAGCGCGGTGAGCACCTCGGTCGTGGTACCGGAGCGGGTGATCGCCAGCACCCGGTCGTAGCGGCGGGCGGCGGGGAACTCGGAGGCCGCGAAGGCGTCGGTCTCGCCGAGCCCCGCGTGCTCGCGCAGCGCCGCGTAGGCCTGGGCGATGTAGAGCGAGGTGCCGCAGCCGACGACGGCCACCCGCTCACCGCGCTGCGGCAGCCCGGCGGGGCTGGTCTCCAACGCACGGCGCCAGCACTCGGGCTGACTCGCGATCTCCCGCTCGACATGGCTCATGACGGCCCCTCCCGGTGCGCGCTTCTGCACAAATGTGCGTGAAACTGCTGCCTTTATAGCTTCCCGCATCAGGTTCGAGCAATACTGCCCTGCCTCCCGCTCCATCTGGAGCGGGCACCGCCGCACGGTCCCCGGCGGGCCCGGGGACCGTGGTCAGCCCGGGGACCAGGGTCAGCCCGGCACCGCCCGTCGCGCCGGGCGGAACCGTGGTCGGCCCGGCCCCGCCCGCCGCGCCGGGCTCAGCCGATGGTCCAGTGCTGCAGCGCCGCGCCCGCCGGCGCCTGCTGGGTCACCAGCGACCCGTCCGCGCTCGACGCGGTGGTGAGCAACAGACCGCTCTGCTCGGCGGCGAGGGTGTAGCTGCCGTCGGTCTGCCGGGTGAGCTGCCAGCTCTGGTTGGCGCTCCCCGTGCAGGTCCACTGGATCACCTGGGCCCCGGCGGCGGAGGAGCCGCCGCTGACGTCCGCGCAGAGCTGCGACTCGGTGTCGCGCAGCTGGTAGGAGCCGTCGGCCTGCCGGGTGAACTGCCAACTCTGGTTGGCGCCCCCGTTGGTGGTCCAGGTGATGAGCTGGGTGCCCGCCGTGCGGCTGTGGTTGGGGTCGTCGAGCGCCTTGCCGCCGATGGACAGGGTGTGGGCACCGGTGAGGCCGCCGGCCGCCTGGACGGTCCAGGCGAACGAGGTCGTGCCGGTGGCCGTCCCCGCCGTCGCGGTCACCGTCGCGCTCCCGGTGCCCGCGCTGGTCGGGGTGCCGGAGACCAGGCCGGTCGAGGAGTTGATCGACAGTCCGGCCGGCAACCCGGTGGCCTGGTAGCTCAGCGGCGAACCGGAGGAGGCGGTGGCGGACACCTGCAGCGAGGTCGCGGCGCCCTGCGTCCAGCTCTGCGCGCCGATCGCGCCGACCGAGACGGTGCCCGTCGCCGAGCCGACCGCGGTGAGGGTCAGCGTCTGCTGGGCCGCGGTGCGCGAGCCGCCGACGGCACTGCCGGTGCTGTCGGTCCAGTAGCGGGCGGGGGTGGTCTCGGCGAGTCGGCCCGCGGTCGAGGAGAGGCCGATCACCAGGCCGCTGTAGCGGTTGACCAGCCGGTAGTCGCCGGTCGGCGCGCCGGCGGCGGAGGCGCCGGGGACGATGAACCACTGCTGCCCCGCGCTGGGCCCGCCGGACCCGCTCGCGGTGGCGGTCGGCGCGGCGCCCCAGGCGCGGCCCGCGGTGGAGCTGGAGTCGACGCCCAGCAGCTGCCCGGTGGCGGCGTTGACGATCCGGTACGAGCCGTCCCCGTCGGCCGCGAACGCCCAGGCGGCCAGGGTCGAGCCGCTGCCCGCCGCCACCGAGGTGGTCGCCGGGCCACCGGAGACCTGGGCCAGTGCCAGGCCGTCGCCGCTGCTGATCCGGTAGGTCCTGGCCGGGTCCAGCGGCGGCGCGGCGGGCGCGGTCGAGTCCACCGTGACGTTGGCGTACTCGCCGTCCGAACTGGCGCAGGCGATCGCGCAGTACGAGCGGAAGGACTTGCCGATGATCGTCGAGCCGGTCCGGTTGACGCTGTCGACGAACCAGCGGTACCAGGAACCGGAGGTGTAGCCACCCGAGTCCCCCGCCAGGTACCACTTCTGCGAGGAGAGGTCGTCGGTCACGTAGAACTGCTGGGGCGCGGTGCCCGAGACCACCTCGGGCTCGCCGATGTACAGGCCCAGGTAGGCGTCGTAGGCGATGTTCATGATGAACAGGCTTGACTTGGAGGGCAGTTCGCCGGCCGCCACCTGCTGGTCCACCGAACCGGTGGTGGCCGGGCTGTAGTCGCCCGCGACCGGGGTCCAGCCGCTGGGCGCGGCCGCGGTGGCCGGCACCATGTTGCTCTCCAGGCCGCCCACCCCGGGCTGGGACCAGGTGCCGTCGTACCACTTGGACCAGGAGCCGGTCGCCATCTTCCCCGAGATCGGGGCGCGGGCGACGTGCGCGAGGCCGCCGGTGCTGCCGCCGGTACCGGCCTTGGGCACGATCCGCGAGCCGTAGTAGACGTAGAAGTAGCCCGAGGCCGTGTCCACGTAGAGCCGCGGGTCGCCGTCGCCGTAGTCGTAGGTCTGGTTCGGGAAGGCCGAGTTGTCGTTGCGGGTGGTGCTGTACGGCGAGGTGATGGCGTGGCCCTCGATGGTCCAGGTCCTGCCCTGGTTCGTGGACTGCGCGTAGTCGATCGAGTCGTAGTGCAGCCCGTCGCCGAACGGCTGCGGGGTGAACTCGTTGTGCACCAGGCCGTACCAGGTGCCGGTGTCCGGGTCGACCCAGACGCCCACCAGGTCGCAGTAGTTCGGCTGGGCGTAGCCCGAGCCCGACCCTGCCGAGGTCGCCTCCAGGCCGGTCGGGCTGTTGTCGCAGCGCCAGGTGGTGTCGGCGTTGCTGTCACTGGCGTTGGCGGGGTTCACCGCGTTGCTGATCGAGGTCGAGAGGGTGGCGTCGTCGAAGGTGCTGCCGGTGTAGAAGCTCCACTGCCGGGAGTCGGTCGCGCCGTAGAGCGAGTGGGACTCCTGGAAGTAGAAGGTGCCGTCCTTGTCGATGTAGGAGCCGGCCGGCGTGTCGTCGGCGTAGGGGTAGGAACCCGTCGAACCGACGGAGACGGTGTAGCCGGCGGACGACGGGATCGCGGGGGCCGCGAGGATCCTGGCGGATGCCGAGGCGGTGGGGGCCTCGGCGGACGCGGACGCCGCGGGGGCCTTGGCGGACGCCACGGCGCTGGGGGCCGCCAGGGCGCTGCCGAAGAGCGCCAGGGTCGCGGCGGCCACCGCGCCGACGAGCCTTCGTCGAGGGGTGGGGGCTGGAGTTGGCACAGGGACTCCTCCACATGCTGAGGGTCGGGTGATGGGTCGGAACGGTACGGCTCCTTTGACCGGTAAAACAAGACATCGGCGCGAGGCTTTTCCGCTCCGGCGCTCAGCGCCGGGCCTCCTCCTTGACAGCACATCAGGTCGGACCTACTGTGCGAGCAACTGTCTTTTGATCGGTAAAACGGGGGACCCATGGCGACGATGCAGGATGTTGCCGAACGCGCCGGCGTCACCAAGCAGACCGTCTCCAACGTGCTCAGCGGCCGGGTCCGGGTCCGCCCGGCGACCGCCGCCCGGGTCCGCGCGGCGATCGACGAACTGGAGTACACCCCCAACCTGGTGGCCAGGTCGTTGGCCACCGGCACCACCATGACGGTGGGCCTCTTCGTCCCCACCGTGGCCAGTTCCTTCTACTCGGAGGTGATCGAGGAGGTCGAGGACGTTCTCGACCGCAACGGCTACCACCTGATGCTCTGCACCACCCGACTGGACGGCGAACGCGCCCGGCGCCGGCTGGCCGGGCTCTCCAGCCGCTCGGTGGACGCGCTGCTGATCGCCGGCGACCGGGACCTGATCGACCATCTGCCGCTGCTCGCCGACGCCCGGTTCCCGGTGGTGCTCTGCGCCTGGGAGACCGAGGCGCCGGACCGCTTCCCCGTGGTCACCATCGACTACGAGCGCGCCGGCTACCTGGCCGGCCGCCACCTGCGCGAACTCGGTCACCAGCGCGTGGCCGTGCTGGCCAGCCCCGCCCACACCGCCCGGGTCGCCGGCTTCCGCCGTGCCTTCGCCGCCGACGGCCTCCCGCTGCCCGGCCACGCCGTCCACCTCGCCGCCGAGCCCACCCCCGAGGGCGGCTTCGCCGCCGCGAGCGCGGCGCTGGCCGCCGATCCCGGTCTGACCGCCCTCTTCGCCACCCACGACGTGCTCGCCCTCGGCGCCATGGAGGCCGCCAAGGTCGCCGGCCGCTCGATCCCGCACGACCTCTCGGTCATCGGCCACGACGACAACGCCGAGATCCGCCTCGCCCGCCCCGCCCTCACCACCGTGTCGATCCCCAAGCGCGAGATGGCCCGCCAGGCGGTCGAACTGCTGCTGCGCGCCATCACCAAGTCGGGCACCCCCGCCAACTCGGTCCAACTCCTGCGCCCGGAACTCATCGTCCGCGCCAGCACCGGCCCGGTCGCCGGGCGGTAGGGCGGGCCGGTCCGGGCCGGCCGTCCGGGGCCGTTCAACCAGGCGGTGAACGGCCCCGGACGCGGCGCAGCCCCGGGCGGGGGGGGTTGCCCGGGGCGCGTCGCCGCTGCCTGGCCCGGGGGGGGTGGGCCAGGTGCAGCCGAACGGCGTCTGCCCGGCCGGGGAAGCGGTAAACCACTCCCCCGGCGTGTTGTCGTCGCCCCGGCCACCGGGCCGCACGTCGGCCGATCCGCGGGTCAGCCGATCCGCACGTCGGCCGATCCGCGGGTCAGTCGATCCGCCGGGCTCCCGCCGACGGGGCGGCCGGGAAGATCCGCGGCAGCGCGTGGCCGGCCCGTCCGAAGGCGGCGGTCACGGCCGAGGCGACCACCGCCACGGCTCCGGCCTCGACCAGGGCGATCACCGAGCCGCCGAAGCCGCCGCCGGTGAGCCGGGCGCCGAGCGCGCCGGCGGCGAGGGCGGTGTCCGCCGCGAGGTCGGCCTGCGGGCAGGAGACCCGGTAGTCGTCGCGCAGCGAGGCGTGGCCCGCGGTGAGCACCGGGCCGAGGCCCGCCGGGTCCCCGGCGTCCAGCAGGGCGACGGCCTGCTCGACCCGGGCGTTCTCGGTGACCACGTGCCGGACCAGCGGGCGCAGTGCGCCGGGCAGGCGGGCCAGCGCGTCGGAGAGTCGGGCGAGCGGTAGGTCGCGCAGGGCGGGCAGGCCGAGCAGCCTGGCGGCGCGCTCGCAGCCGGCCCGGCGCCGCGCGTAGGCGCCGTCGGCGAGGTCGTGCGAGACCCGGGTGTCGAGCACCAGCAACCGCAGGCCGTGTGCCGCCAGGTCGAGCGGGACCTGGCGGTGGGTCATCGCGCGCAGGTCCAGGTGGAGCGCGTTGCCCTCGGTGCAGCACATCGCGGCCAGTTGGTCCATCGCCCCGCAGGGGACGCCGACGAAGTCGTTCTCGGCGCGCCGGGCCAGCAGCGCCCGCTCGGCGAGCGGCAGCGCGAGACCGTGCAGCTCGCTGAGCGCGGCGGCGACCGCGCACTCCAGGGCGGCCGAGGAGGAGAGGCCGGCCCCGGCGGGCACGTCGCTGTCGAGGTGGAGGTCCGCGCCGCCCACCGGGTGGCCGGCCTGGCGCAGCGCCCAGAGGACGGCGGCGGGGTAGGCGGCCCAGCCGGCCACCGCCCCGGGGGCGAGACCGGCCACCGCCACCTCGACGACCGGACCCGCGAACTGGGCGCTGCGCAGCCGCAGCAGCCCGTCCGCCCGGCGGCGCACGGCCACCTTCGCGGTCTGCGCCAGCGCGAGCGGGAGGGCGAAGCCGTCGTTGTAGTCGGTGTGTTCGCCGATCAGGTTGACCCGGCCCGGCGCGGCCCAGACCCCTTCGGGCCGCTCGCCGTAGCAGGCCGCGAACCGGGCGGCCGACTCCGCCGCGGTCAAGAGGCGAGCTCCCGCAGCCGCTCGGCGGCCGTCTCCGGGGCCACGTCGTTGACGAAGGCGTCCATCCCCGACTCCACGCCGGCCAGGTACTTGAGCTTGTCGGCGGCCCGCCGCACGGTGAACAGTTCGAGGTGCAGGGCCAGTTCCGCACCGCCCCGGGCGGGCGCCTGGTGCCAGGCTGCGATGTAGGGGGTCCCCGACGCCGAACCCGGCCCGAAGAGGCGGTCGAAGCGGCGCAGCAGCTCCAGGTAGAGGCCGGGGAACTCGGCCCGCTCGGGCTCCGTCAGTTCGGTCAGGTCGGCGACCCGGCGGTTGGGGTAGAGGTGCACCTCGTAGGGCCAGCGGGCGGCGAACGGCACGAACGCCGTCCAGTGCTCGCCCGCCAGCACCACCCGGACGGGGTCGGCGAGTTCACCGGCCAGCAGGTCCTCGAAGAGGTTGCGGCCGGTGCGGGCCCGGTGCCGGTCGGCCTCCTCGACCATCCGCGCCGTGCGCGGGGTGGTGAACGGGAAGGCGTAGATCTGGCCGTGCGGGTGCGCCAGGGTGACGCCGATCTCGGCGCCCCGGTTCTCGAAGCAGAAGACCTGCTCGACGCCGGGCAGCGCGGCGAGTTCGGCGGTCCGGTCGGTCCACGCGTCCAGCACCAGCCGCGCCCGGGCGGGCGTGAGGTCGGCGAAGGAGGCACCGTGCTCGGCCGTGAAGCAGACCACCTCGCAGCGGCCCACGCCCGCCCGCTCCGTACGCAACGGGCTGTCGCTGCCGGGGTGGTGGGCGTCCTCGCCGGGGGCGAGCGAGGGGAAGCGGTTCTCCAGGACCGCCACCTGGTAGTCGGGCTCCGGGATCTCGCTGGCGCGCCCGTCGGCCGACGGGCAGAGCGGGCACTCGTCGGCGGGCGGCCGGTAGGTCCTGCCCTGGCGGTGGGCCGCGATGGTGACCCAGGCGCCGGTGGTCGGGTCGCGGCGCACCGTGGAGAGGTGTGCCGCGGGCTCCAGCGGGCGCTGGTCGGTGGCGTTTCGGGGGCCGACCGCGTCCAGGTCGAAGTAGATGAGCTCTCGGCCGTCCGCGAGCTTGGCGATCGTCTTGGTCACGGCTTCTCTCTCGATAGGGGCCCGCGGGCCGCGCCGCGGCGCGGCCGGCCCACGGGTGCGGACAACTCAGCGCCAGTCGAGGACCAGCCAGCCGCGGTGCGGCAGGTCCTGGTCGAGCTCCAGCCGGTGGCCGGTCCTGGTGACCCGGGCTGCGGCGGGCTTGTCGAGCGGGGCCAGCAGGGTCGCCTCGGGATCGGCGGCGCCGGCCAGGCAGGCGGTGTCGGCACGCAGGTCCGTGACGGCGGGCAGGCCCGTCTCCGCGGGCCGGGCCCCCGGCAGGGCGACGCGCGGGCGGGCCGGGTCGGCGCTGCCGTTGGCGATGGCGAGGCGCCAGCCGTCCGCCGTGCGCGACAGGTGCGGGATCAGGTGCGGGCCGCCGGTGACCAGGGGCAGCGTGGGGCGGTCGCCCTCCAGGAAGCGCACCGTGGCGTGCAGCAGGCGCTGGCCGTCGTCGTCGTAGGGCAGCAGGTCGGGCGCGGTGGCGGCCAGCACGGCCACCCGGCCGCCGAGTCGGTTGCGGAAGACGCAGCGGCCCGCGCCCCACCGGTGCTGCTCCGGGGTGAGGATCTCGGTCCACTCCTCGGCCCCGGGGCGGGGCGCCAACCGGGCCAGGGCCGGCTGGTTGTTGATGCTGAGGTGGACGCCCGCCTCGATCCCCGCCGCGCCCACCCCGATCCCCGCCGCGCCCGGCACGGGCAGCACCCGTTCCAGCGCGTAGGGCCCGGGTGCCACCGGCTGCTCGCGGTCGACCACTTCGGCCACCTCGACCCCGAGCAGCTCGCCGAACCCCCGCTCGGTGAGCACCCGCGCCGCCGTGCCGTCCAGCAGCAGGCCGCCGGCCAGCATCGCCCGGATCTCGGTGTCGTCGAACGCCCGGGCGAGCTGGCCGAAGAGGACCCGCACCGGCGCGCCCCCGGCCGCGGTGACCGGCACGCCGTAACGCAGCAGGTAGTCGGCCGCGGCGCCCGGGTCGACGGCGAGTTCGGCGAATGCGGCGAGTTCGGCGAGTGCGGCGAGTGCGGCGAGTGCGGCCGGGTCACCACCGCCGGCGGCACCCCCGGCCGAGGGCCCGGGGCGGGTGCGTACGTGCGCGGCGGCGTCCTGACGCACCGCCAGCCCGACGCCGTGGGTGGCCGGTTCGCCCGCCTGCCGCTCGGCGATCAGATCGAGCGCGGGCCGCGAGCGCCGCAGCAGTTCGGCGACGGGTGCGAAGCGCTGGGCCCGACCCGACTGCATCGGATGGACGTTGAGGAACATCGCCGCCGATCCCGCCAGTTGGGCGGTGACCAGCTCCGACCAGGTCTGCGTGTCGGACTTCGACCAGGCGGTGTGCGGCCAGTTCTCGATCTCCGGCTCGCTGGGCACCCCGGCCGGCCGCAGTGCCCGCTGGACCTCCAGCATCCAGACCGAGAAGCTGAGTTCGCGCCCCGGGGCGTCACCGTAGCGGGCGAAGTGCGGACGGTGCGACACCCGCCCGTCGATGCTGAGCGCCGCGAAGAGGGCCGGCCAGTCGCGCCCCTCCACCGAGGCGACGCCCACCTCGGAGCTCATCAGGCCCAGCTGCGAGCGGCGCCCGGAGTGCGTCGCGACCGCCTCGGCGACCAGCGCGGCCACCTCCAACTGGGCGGTGCGCCAGACCTGCTGAAGCAGCGCGCGCCACGGGTGCGGCGGGCCGGGAGCGGTGATCGCGGCGACCACCTGCTCCCGGGTGACCGGCGCCCCGACCAGCCGCGCGAGCCGCTCCAGCATCGGCTCCTCGAAGCCGCCGCCCCAGGTCAGCGGCGCGTGGTTGTGGTAGCGGAAGTCGTCCTCCAGCCAGAGCACCCGGAAGCCCAGCGCGGCGAATCGGGCGTAGTGCGCGGTGAGCCAGGAGCGCCAGCGCGGGCAGGCGAAGGAGGCCTGGGTGGCGGCGACCTCACCGGCGGGACCGACCATCGGCGTGAAGCCGAGCCGGTCGACCCGGCCGCGGTCCGCGTGCCCGGCGGTCACCCAGGGGTTGAGGCTGACCTCCAGGCCGGCCGCGCGCAGCACCGCCGAGGCGGTGGCCGCCGTCTCGTAGAGGCGGTCCTCCGCCGCGCCGACCGGGTGGCCCGCGTAGAACTCCTCGGCACCGAGCAGCAGCACGACCTCGTCCACACCGGCCTCCCGGCAGAACTCGGCCAGTTCGGCGGCCTGCGCGGCGGCCTGTGGGGTGGGGTGGAGCTGGAACCGCAGGTGGTACCTGGCGGGCACGCGGGGCCTCCTCGACTGGTGCTGCCGGCGGTTCACTTGGTGCTGCCGGCGACCAGGCCGGAGCGCCAGAAGCGCTGCAGGGAAAGGAACAGGACGACCAGCGGGAGGGCGGAGACCATCGCCGCGGTGATCACGATGTTGAACGGGACGGCGGTGGGGCCGATGCCGCGCTGGGACTGCCAGCCGACGATGCCCACGGTGACCGGTTGCAGGTGGTCGTTGGCGAGCATCAGCACCGGCAGCAGGTAGTTGGTCCAGATCGCGACGAACTGGAAGAGGAAGATGGTCACCAGGGCCGGGGACATCACCCGCAGCGCGATCGTGGCGAAGATCCGGAACTCCCCCGCGCCGTCGAGCCGTCCGGCCTCGATCAGCTCGTCCGGCACCGAGGAGCCGGCGTAGATCCGGGCCAGGTAGACCCCGAACGGGCTGACCATGCTGGGCAGCAGCACCGCCCAGTAGGTGTTGACCAGGTGCACCTGGGAGAACATCAGGTACAGCGGCACGGCCAGCAGCGGCTGCGGGACGAGCACCGCGGCGAGCACCGTGTTGAAGGTGAACTCCCGTCCCCGAAAAGGGTACTTGGCGAGGGCGTAGCCGGCCATCGCGGCGATCGCGGTGCTGACCGCCGCACCACCCACCGCGTAGAGCGCGCTGTTCGCCAGCCACTGCCAGTAGATGCCGCCCTGCTGGGTGAAGACCTGCCGCAGGTTGTCGACCAGGGCGAAGTGCCCGAACCAGAAGCCGTTGCCGGTGAAGAGGTCGGCGTTGGTCTTGGTGGACGAGACCAGCAGCCACCAGACCGGGGCCAGGAAGTAGACCGAGGCGAGCAGCAGCACCCCGAGCACCACCCAACGCGACAGTCCGGGACGTGTGTTGGCGGGAGTGTTCACAGGGCGGCTCCCCGGCGCTGGACGATCTTGAGGAAGCCGAAGGAGAGGACGAACGCCAGCAGCGCCAGGATCACCGACTCGGTGGCCGCGGCGTTGAAGTTGTTCGCGTCCACGGCGTCGTAGGCGGCGTAGATGGGGGTGTACGTGCTGCTGAGGTTGGGCGCGACGTTGTGCAGGATCGCCGGCTCGTTGTAGAGCTGGGCGGTGCCGATGATGGAGAAGACCGTGGTCAGCACCAGGGCCGGGCGCACCATCGGGACCTTGATCCGCCAGGCGATGCCGAAGGCCGAGCAGCCGTCCATGGTGGCCGCCTCGCTCAGCTCGGCGGGGATGGCCTGCAGCGCGGAGTAGATGATCAGCATGTTGTAGCCGGTCCAGCCCCAGGTGAGCATGTTGCCGATGGTGGGCCCCAGCAGCGCGTTCGAGGTCAGGTCCAGGTGCAGGCCCAGGTGGTGGGCGGCGGCGGTGATCGGACTGAGACCGGGGGCGACCAGGTAGGACCACATGATCGCCCCGACCACGCCGGGCAGCGCGTAGGGCAGGAAGAAGGCCAGCCGGAAGAAGCGCTTGAAGAGGGTGGACCTCGCGTCCAGCAGCAGCGCCAGCCCCAGGGCCAGCAGCAGCATCAGCGGCACCTGCACCACGCCGATCAGCAGCACCCGCAGCAGCGAACCGCGGAAGTCCGCGTCACCCAGCGCGGTGGCGTAGTTGGCGAGTCCGACGAAGGCCTGGGTGGGCGCCGAGAGGCCCAGTCCGGAGCGGTGCATCCGGTACAGGCTCTGGTAGACGGTGTAGCCGATCGGGGCCAGGTACAGCGCCGCGAAGAGCAGCAGGAACGGGGCGAGGAACAGCGCGACGGGTCGGCCGCGGCGCCGCGCCCGCCGGGCGGCGCGCGGCGGTGCGGCGGCTGCGGACGCCGGTGCCGCCCGCCTGGGAGGAGCGGTGGTCATCCGGGGGTGCCTTTCTCGACGGAGCGGGTGGGGCGGTGGGGTGGACCCCGAAGGGGGCGGTGGGGGTGGGGCCCGGGAGACGGTGGCAGGCGGTCAGCCGCCGGAGACGGTCAGCCCCTGCTGCTTCATCCCGGCCACCGTCTTGCCCTGCAGCCCGGTCAGCGCGCCCGGCAGGGTGGTCCCGCCGGTGCCGGCCTGCCCCAGCCCGTCGCCGAGGTCGGTCGCGGTCTGGGTCATGGTGGGGCCCCACTGCCAGCCGGTGTTGATGTGCGCGCTCTCG from Kitasatospora sp. NBC_01287 includes these protein-coding regions:
- a CDS encoding SIS domain-containing protein; the encoded protein is MSHVEREIASQPECWRRALETSPAGLPQRGERVAVVGCGTSLYIAQAYAALREHAGLGETDAFAASEFPAARRYDRVLAITRSGTTTEVLTALERAGGTPTVAVTGDPATPISAAAGTVVDLGFADEKSVVQTRFATSALALLRGHLGLVPADLPAQAEQALAEPLPERATAATQVTFLGTGWTVGLANEAALKLREASGWWAESYPAMEYRHGPISVSGPESLVWFFGPPPIGLLDQVLDTGARTSVSSLDPLADLIRAQRLAVELAKGCALDPDQPRNLTRSIVLGGP
- a CDS encoding RICIN domain-containing protein, whose translation is MPTPAPTPRRRLVGAVAAATLALFGSALAAPSAVASAKAPAASASAEAPTASASARILAAPAIPSSAGYTVSVGSTGSYPYADDTPAGSYIDKDGTFYFQESHSLYGATDSRQWSFYTGSTFDDATLSTSISNAVNPANASDSNADTTWRCDNSPTGLEATSAGSGSGYAQPNYCDLVGVWVDPDTGTWYGLVHNEFTPQPFGDGLHYDSIDYAQSTNQGRTWTIEGHAITSPYSTTRNDNSAFPNQTYDYGDGDPRLYVDTASGYFYVYYGSRIVPKAGTGGSTGGLAHVARAPISGKMATGSWSKWYDGTWSQPGVGGLESNMVPATAAAPSGWTPVAGDYSPATTGSVDQQVAAGELPSKSSLFIMNIAYDAYLGLYIGEPEVVSGTAPQQFYVTDDLSSQKWYLAGDSGGYTSGSWYRWFVDSVNRTGSTIIGKSFRSYCAIACASSDGEYANVTVDSTAPAAPPLDPARTYRISSGDGLALAQVSGGPATTSVAAGSGSTLAAWAFAADGDGSYRIVNAATGQLLGVDSSSTAGRAWGAAPTATASGSGGPSAGQQWFIVPGASAAGAPTGDYRLVNRYSGLVIGLSSTAGRLAETTPARYWTDSTGSAVGGSRTAAQQTLTLTAVGSATGTVSVGAIGAQSWTQGAATSLQVSATASSGSPLSYQATGLPAGLSINSSTGLVSGTPTSAGTGSATVTATAGTATGTTSFAWTVQAAGGLTGAHTLSIGGKALDDPNHSRTAGTQLITWTTNGGANQSWQFTRQADGSYQLRDTESQLCADVSGGSSAAGAQVIQWTCTGSANQSWQLTRQTDGSYTLAAEQSGLLLTTASSADGSLVTQQAPAGAALQHWTIG
- a CDS encoding LacI family DNA-binding transcriptional regulator, with the translated sequence MATMQDVAERAGVTKQTVSNVLSGRVRVRPATAARVRAAIDELEYTPNLVARSLATGTTMTVGLFVPTVASSFYSEVIEEVEDVLDRNGYHLMLCTTRLDGERARRRLAGLSSRSVDALLIAGDRDLIDHLPLLADARFPVVLCAWETEAPDRFPVVTIDYERAGYLAGRHLRELGHQRVAVLASPAHTARVAGFRRAFAADGLPLPGHAVHLAAEPTPEGGFAAASAALAADPGLTALFATHDVLALGAMEAAKVAGRSIPHDLSVIGHDDNAEIRLARPALTTVSIPKREMARQAVELLLRAITKSGTPANSVQLLRPELIVRASTGPVAGR
- the galK gene encoding galactokinase, whose protein sequence is MTAAESAARFAACYGERPEGVWAAPGRVNLIGEHTDYNDGFALPLALAQTAKVAVRRRADGLLRLRSAQFAGPVVEVAVAGLAPGAVAGWAAYPAAVLWALRQAGHPVGGADLHLDSDVPAGAGLSSSAALECAVAAALSELHGLALPLAERALLARRAENDFVGVPCGAMDQLAAMCCTEGNALHLDLRAMTHRQVPLDLAAHGLRLLVLDTRVSHDLADGAYARRRAGCERAARLLGLPALRDLPLARLSDALARLPGALRPLVRHVVTENARVEQAVALLDAGDPAGLGPVLTAGHASLRDDYRVSCPQADLAADTALAAGALGARLTGGGFGGSVIALVEAGAVAVVASAVTAAFGRAGHALPRIFPAAPSAGARRID
- the galT gene encoding galactose-1-phosphate uridylyltransferase, producing the protein MTKTIAKLADGRELIYFDLDAVGPRNATDQRPLEPAAHLSTVRRDPTTGAWVTIAAHRQGRTYRPPADECPLCPSADGRASEIPEPDYQVAVLENRFPSLAPGEDAHHPGSDSPLRTERAGVGRCEVVCFTAEHGASFADLTPARARLVLDAWTDRTAELAALPGVEQVFCFENRGAEIGVTLAHPHGQIYAFPFTTPRTARMVEEADRHRARTGRNLFEDLLAGELADPVRVVLAGEHWTAFVPFAARWPYEVHLYPNRRVADLTELTEPERAEFPGLYLELLRRFDRLFGPGSASGTPYIAAWHQAPARGGAELALHLELFTVRRAADKLKYLAGVESGMDAFVNDVAPETAAERLRELAS
- a CDS encoding carbohydrate ABC transporter permease codes for the protein MNTPANTRPGLSRWVVLGVLLLASVYFLAPVWWLLVSSTKTNADLFTGNGFWFGHFALVDNLRQVFTQQGGIYWQWLANSALYAVGGAAVSTAIAAMAGYALAKYPFRGREFTFNTVLAAVLVPQPLLAVPLYLMFSQVHLVNTYWAVLLPSMVSPFGVYLARIYAGSSVPDELIEAGRLDGAGEFRIFATIALRVMSPALVTIFLFQFVAIWTNYLLPVLMLANDHLQPVTVGIVGWQSQRGIGPTAVPFNIVITAAMVSALPLVVLFLSLQRFWRSGLVAGSTK
- a CDS encoding carbohydrate ABC transporter permease: MTTAPPRRAAPASAAAAPPRAARRARRRGRPVALFLAPFLLLFAALYLAPIGYTVYQSLYRMHRSGLGLSAPTQAFVGLANYATALGDADFRGSLLRVLLIGVVQVPLMLLLALGLALLLDARSTLFKRFFRLAFFLPYALPGVVGAIMWSYLVAPGLSPITAAAHHLGLHLDLTSNALLGPTIGNMLTWGWTGYNMLIIYSALQAIPAELSEAATMDGCSAFGIAWRIKVPMVRPALVLTTVFSIIGTAQLYNEPAILHNVAPNLSSTYTPIYAAYDAVDANNFNAAATESVILALLAFVLSFGFLKIVQRRGAAL